Within Runella rosea, the genomic segment ACCGAAGTATAAAGATGTTACACTAAACACTCTTCTTGGTTTTGATTTGATAATCATGCCCTCGGAGTCAATACGAAGTAGATGCCCAGAATGCCGATATAAATTAGTAAATGGCACCAAAAATTTCTTTGAAAAGTATTGATTGCGGTTTCAAATGAAAATGTGCTCAAATGAGCAAAAAAACCTTTTGAGAATAATTTATTGGTAAAAACGACTATTGGCTGAATTGCTGGAAAATGAAACCCATTATTAAAGTAGAAAATCTCTCTAAGCAATATCGCCTAGGTACCATCGGGACGGGTACGCTCAGCAACGACCTGAAACGCTGGTGGCACAAAGTAAGAGGCAAAGAAGACCCCTTCTTGACCGTTGGCGAAAGCAATGACCGAGCTTCAAAAGGCAGCAGTGAGTACGTTTGGGCACTGAAAGATATTAACTTTGAAGTAATGCCAGGAGAAATTTTGGGCATTATCGGAAAAAACGGGGCTGGGAAATCAACACTTTTGAAAATACTCTCAAAAGTAACTGGTCCCACTACGGGGCGTATCTTGTACGATGGTCGTATAGGTAGTTTGTTAGAAGTAGGTACGGGTTTTCATCCCGAATTAACTGGACGCGAAAATATCTACCTCAACGGCGCTATTTTGGGTATGACGAGGCGTGAAATTCGGGCTAAACTTGACGAAATTATTGATTTCTCGGGCTGTGAGCGCTACATTGATACGCCCGTAAAACGCTATTCAAGCGGGATGACAGTGCGTTTGGGCTTTGCAGTAGCCGCCCACCTAGAGCCCGAAATCCTGATTGTTGATGAAGTACTAGCCGTAGGCGATGCCGAATTTCAGAAAAAAGCAATCGGTAAAATGCAGGATGTAAGCCGCAATGATGGACGGACGGTGCTGTTTGTGAGTCATAATATGGGAGCGGTGAAAAATTTGTGCACGAAGGGTCTCATGGTTACGGATGGATGTGTTGTTTTTCAGGGCAAAATAGAAGATACTATCGATACATACTTAAAAGAAGAGAAAGGTATAGTTACTCCTATTATTCATTCTGATAATAGAAGTGGAACTGGAAATGTTGTTTTTGCTGGTTTTAAGATTGAGGATAATGAAGGAAATGAGATAAAGTCAGTTATTACTGGTGAGGATATTACCCTTTTAATTACAATTTTAGTAAATAAACCCAGTTGCAAGAATATTGATATCGGCTTTTCTCTCCATGATAGTTATAACGATACATTATGTGTTTTGTATAGCGGTTACCAAAACATAGGATTTGATAATTTGCCAATAGGATTTACTACCGTGAAGTGCACAATAAAAAACTTTCATATTGCTCCTATGCGTGTAAAAGTTCATGGAAGGATTGTAGAAAACGGAATAGAATCAGACTGGCCAAAAGACCCACTGTATATCTTTGATGTAGAGATGGGTGACTTTTATAAAACAGGGAGAATAGGACGAATAAGTGATACAAAGCTTTTATTATCAGGAGAATGGAGAGTTGGAAAAGTCGGATAAAAAGGGGCATTGTAAGATGTCTGCCTTCTTCAATAAAAGATTTTATTGGGGAAGAATTAAAGATGTCAGATTCCTGTAAATATCAAAATAAGTCATATTCACAGGAAGGGGAAGACTTAGTGCTAAGCAGGTTTATTAAATATAAAACGAATGGATTTTACGTTGATATTGGGGCTCATCACCCTTTAAGATTCTCAAATACCTATCGTTTTTATTTAAACGGATGGAACGGTATTAATATTGATGCAATGCCTGGGAGTATGTCTGTATTTAACCAATTGAGACCAAGAGATATTAATATAGAAACACCACTTTACATTACACAAAAAAAGCTGCAATACTATATATTTAGCGATCCTGCTTTTAATACTCTTTCAGAAAAAGTTGCAAATGAGCATATTGATAAGCATGGAGCTATACTTATTCGACAGGAAACTTTACAGACAAAAAGACTTGATGAAATTTTGAGCGAATATCTGCCGCATAATAATACTATAGATTTTATGTCGATTGATATTGAAGGATTAGAATTGCCGGTTTTACAGTCTAACGATTGGTTAAGATATAAGCCAGAATACTTATTAGTTGAAACTTTTGTCAGTTCAATTCTTGAAATTGATAAGCTTGAAATTCATCAGTATTTATCAAATCTAGGTTACATATTTATAGCTAAGACATATAATACGCTATTTTATCAACGTCAATAAAGTTTTAGGAAGAATTGATTCTATCTGATGGAAGT encodes:
- a CDS encoding ABC transporter ATP-binding protein, yielding MKPIIKVENLSKQYRLGTIGTGTLSNDLKRWWHKVRGKEDPFLTVGESNDRASKGSSEYVWALKDINFEVMPGEILGIIGKNGAGKSTLLKILSKVTGPTTGRILYDGRIGSLLEVGTGFHPELTGRENIYLNGAILGMTRREIRAKLDEIIDFSGCERYIDTPVKRYSSGMTVRLGFAVAAHLEPEILIVDEVLAVGDAEFQKKAIGKMQDVSRNDGRTVLFVSHNMGAVKNLCTKGLMVTDGCVVFQGKIEDTIDTYLKEEKGIVTPIIHSDNRSGTGNVVFAGFKIEDNEGNEIKSVITGEDITLLITILVNKPSCKNIDIGFSLHDSYNDTLCVLYSGYQNIGFDNLPIGFTTVKCTIKNFHIAPMRVKVHGRIVENGIESDWPKDPLYIFDVEMGDFYKTGRIGRISDTKLLLSGEWRVGKVG
- a CDS encoding FkbM family methyltransferase; the protein is MESWKSRIKRGIVRCLPSSIKDFIGEELKMSDSCKYQNKSYSQEGEDLVLSRFIKYKTNGFYVDIGAHHPLRFSNTYRFYLNGWNGINIDAMPGSMSVFNQLRPRDINIETPLYITQKKLQYYIFSDPAFNTLSEKVANEHIDKHGAILIRQETLQTKRLDEILSEYLPHNNTIDFMSIDIEGLELPVLQSNDWLRYKPEYLLVETFVSSILEIDKLEIHQYLSNLGYIFIAKTYNTLFYQRQ